A section of the Microbacterium sp. MM2322 genome encodes:
- the ilvN gene encoding acetolactate synthase small subunit — MSKHVLSLLVEDKPGLLTRVAGLFARRGFNIDSLAVGVTEVPGLSRITVVVDVEELPLEQVTKQLNKLVNVIKIVELDYASSVQREHMLVKVRADNQTRSNVIEVVNLFRASVVDYATDALVVEVTGDRGKVDAFLKALEPFGVKELAQSGMVAIGRGGKSITERVLRG; from the coding sequence ATGAGCAAGCACGTCCTGAGCCTCCTCGTGGAGGACAAGCCGGGTCTGCTGACCCGCGTGGCCGGGCTCTTCGCCCGCCGTGGATTCAACATCGACTCGCTCGCCGTGGGCGTCACCGAGGTGCCGGGGCTGTCCCGCATCACGGTCGTCGTCGACGTCGAAGAGCTTCCGCTCGAGCAGGTGACGAAGCAGCTCAACAAGCTCGTCAACGTCATCAAGATCGTCGAACTCGACTACGCCAGCTCGGTCCAGCGTGAACACATGCTCGTCAAGGTCCGCGCCGACAATCAGACGCGATCGAACGTGATCGAGGTCGTGAACCTCTTCCGCGCCTCGGTGGTCGACTACGCGACCGACGCCCTCGTCGTCGAGGTCACCGGCGACCGAGGCAAGGTCGACGCCTTCCTCAAGGCTCTCGAGCCCTTCGGCGTGAAGGAACTCGCGCAGTCCGGCATGGTCGCCATCGGCCGTGGCGGCAAGAGCATCACCGAGCGCGTCCTGCGCGGCTGA
- a CDS encoding acetolactate synthase large subunit has translation MSSDTVAAVPRPPAGGPSTPMLTGAQAVVRSLELLGVTDVFGLPGGAIIEVYDPLMDSTELRHILVRHEQGAGHAAEGYAAASGRVGVAIATSGPGATNLVTAIADAYMDSMPIVCITGQVYSTLMGTDAFQEADIVGITMPITKHSFLVKDPAEIPAAIAAAFEIASTGRPGPVLVDITKDAQQAKAPFVWPPKVDLPGYRPVTKAHGKQIQAAAQLIAEAKKPVLYVGGGVVRAGAAAELRRFAEATGAPVVTTLMARGAFPDSHPQQLGMPGMHGTVPAVLALQESDLLIALGSRFDDRVTGKAALFAPDAKVIHVDIDPAEIGKIRAADVPIVGDLKDVLVDLDAAFAGVAAPDISEWWSYLDGLRTEFPLGFAPTTDGLLSPQHVIQRIGEITGPEGVFASGVGQHQMWAAQFIGYERPNAWLNSGGAGTMGYAVPAAMGAKVAQPERAVWAIDGDGCFQMTNQELATCAINKIPIKVAIINNSSLGMVRQWQTLFYDGRHSHTDLNTGHDSIRIPDFVKLAEAYGCLGIRVEKAEDVDAAIRLALETNDRPVVIDFVVSADAMVWPMVPQGVSNSYIQYAREHAPAFEQGD, from the coding sequence ATGTCATCTGACACCGTTGCCGCTGTGCCCCGTCCGCCGGCCGGAGGCCCATCCACGCCGATGCTCACCGGAGCGCAGGCCGTCGTCCGCTCTCTCGAGCTCCTCGGCGTCACCGACGTCTTCGGGTTGCCGGGCGGCGCCATCATCGAGGTCTACGACCCGCTGATGGACTCGACCGAGCTCCGCCACATCCTCGTCCGCCACGAGCAGGGAGCCGGCCACGCCGCCGAGGGGTACGCCGCGGCATCCGGTCGCGTCGGCGTCGCCATCGCGACCTCCGGCCCGGGCGCCACCAACCTCGTGACCGCGATCGCCGACGCCTACATGGACTCCATGCCGATCGTCTGCATCACCGGGCAGGTGTACTCGACCCTGATGGGGACGGATGCCTTCCAGGAAGCTGACATCGTCGGCATCACGATGCCGATCACGAAGCATTCCTTCCTCGTGAAGGACCCGGCCGAGATCCCCGCGGCGATCGCGGCTGCGTTCGAGATCGCGTCGACGGGTCGTCCCGGTCCGGTGCTGGTCGACATCACGAAGGACGCGCAGCAGGCCAAGGCGCCCTTCGTCTGGCCACCCAAGGTCGACCTCCCCGGCTACCGTCCGGTGACGAAGGCGCACGGCAAGCAGATCCAGGCCGCCGCGCAGCTGATCGCCGAGGCGAAGAAGCCGGTGCTCTACGTCGGTGGTGGCGTCGTCCGTGCCGGCGCTGCCGCCGAGCTCCGCCGGTTCGCTGAAGCGACCGGTGCCCCGGTCGTGACGACGCTCATGGCCCGCGGCGCGTTCCCGGACTCGCATCCGCAGCAGCTCGGCATGCCGGGCATGCACGGCACGGTCCCGGCGGTGCTCGCGCTTCAGGAGTCCGACCTGCTGATCGCTCTCGGTTCCCGCTTCGACGACCGTGTCACCGGAAAAGCCGCGCTGTTCGCGCCCGACGCCAAGGTCATCCACGTCGACATCGATCCGGCGGAGATCGGTAAGATCCGCGCCGCAGATGTTCCGATCGTGGGCGATCTCAAGGACGTGCTCGTCGACCTCGACGCCGCGTTCGCAGGCGTCGCCGCGCCGGACATCTCGGAGTGGTGGTCCTACCTCGACGGGCTCCGCACCGAGTTCCCGCTCGGATTCGCGCCGACGACCGACGGCCTCCTGTCGCCGCAGCACGTCATCCAGCGCATCGGCGAGATCACCGGTCCCGAGGGCGTGTTCGCCTCCGGCGTCGGCCAGCACCAGATGTGGGCCGCTCAGTTCATCGGGTACGAGCGTCCGAACGCGTGGTTGAACTCCGGCGGTGCCGGCACGATGGGATACGCAGTCCCTGCAGCCATGGGTGCGAAGGTCGCTCAGCCCGAACGCGCGGTGTGGGCGATCGACGGCGACGGCTGCTTCCAGATGACGAATCAGGAACTCGCCACCTGTGCGATCAACAAGATCCCGATCAAAGTCGCGATCATCAACAATTCGTCGCTCGGCATGGTGCGGCAGTGGCAGACGCTCTTCTACGACGGCCGCCACTCGCACACCGATCTCAACACGGGGCACGACAGCATCCGCATCCCGGACTTCGTCAAGCTCGCCGAGGCCTACGGCTGCCTCGGCATCCGCGTCGAGAAGGCCGAGGACGTGGATGCCGCCATCCGGCTCGCGCTCGAGACGAACGACCGTCCGGTCGTCATCGACTTCGTCGTGAGCGCTGACGCGATGGTCTGGCCGATGGTGCCGCAGGGCGTCAGCAACAGCTACATCCAGTACGCGCGTGAGCACGCGCCGGCGTTCGAGCAGGGGGACTGA